gtggatgacattgtgattacaggtgatgatgttgtggggattcagaaacttaaatccaatctgcaggcaaactttcagacaaaggatttaggtcatctacagtattttctgggtattgaggtagctcggtctaaatatgggatttatttatgtcaaagaaaatatgtactcgatatgttgagtgaagttaggatgttaggttgccgacctgtggatactcctatggatccaaatgtgaaattagcaggagatcaaggtgcattacttgatgatcctaagcaatatcgaagacttgtgggtaaattaaattatctcactgtaacgagacctgacatttcgtttgcagtgagtgttgtgagtcaatttcttgatacccctcgtactagtcattgggatgctgttatacggattctcagatatcttaagagtgctcctggaaaagggttgctgtatcaaaatcatggacacactgatattgaaggatatagtgatgcagattgggctggttctgcctcagatcgaagatcgactacaggatattgtgtgtttgttggtggtaatttagtgtcgtggaagagtaagaagcaaacagttgtatccagatcaagtgcagaatctgaataccgcgctatggctcacactgtgtgtgagttggtttggttgaagaGCATATTACTggaacttgggtttgagcataaacagcctatgaatttagtgtgtgataatcaggcggctgttcatattgcgtctaatccagtgtttcatgaaaggacaaaacatattgaagttgattgtcatttcattcgagagaaattgcttgacggggtcatcaagacatctcatgtaccgtctgtagatcaattggctgatgtgtttaccaagagtttagggggttctagggtgaaatacatttgtaacaagttgggtgcttatgatatatatgctccaacttgagggggagtgtcaagagaatataagtattcttgtagataataaattagtaagggtattcttgtaaatagtttgttaggtttgtactcctataaatactagttggtcactcataatactgtgactagatgttttcctcccaaaataCCAGTTGACAATAACATAGCTTGAACTACCTAGTTGAGCTGCTATTTCCATAATCTGTTTTGGAATTGCACTTCTTAGCCTTGATCTCGAGATTCTCTGTTGAAAACTCATGGAATCTTCGGCGCTTATAGGGTTGTTTCTGGAATGTATAATTGTCAAATTCCATTGAGTTTTTGCAAATGCTTCCAAATCCAATCTAGTcaaaaaatgattttcatgCTTACAACACATTCTTAACccttttttagtttttctttcttctcacaTCAATCTCAGTTAGGAGACGAAGAAGTGCAATGCAAGAATATAGGCTAATGAATTGGGACAATGAGATTCTTCAAGTAATAATGCTTCATTCAGcttatgtttttgacttttatgTATCCTTTCATGCCTATGCCATGAGATATTATTTTGTTCTAGAGACAAGCTATTGACTTAATTAGCCTTCTCTATATATGAGCAGACGTAGTAGTGGTCAACTTATCATGTTGCATTTTCTCCTTTTACCATGATTTTCTGGTACTATGACAATCGAAGCTTTATTCCTGTGTCGACGGTGTGTATTGGACATAAATGAGAGAGCCTTGACTCTATCATATCCTCCAGAAACTTGTGGTTCCTTGTCTCACAGTTGTAGACCTTTTCACTTATTTCTCTTCGACAGGCCAAAAGATTAAAATGGGTTGATGAAGCGTATGATATGCTGGTATTTAGTGACGGACTCCTCAAATCAACTGATAAAACCAAGGAAAATCTTCATTTGGGATTAAGGAATGCAGATATTTTACTGATTGTTGCTGTCACTAATCAAGAATCCATTGAATGGGTTCAAGCAAATAGTGTAAATGTTCCAAGCATCTTATGCTTTGAGTCCTCTCCAACGTTGAGGAACAAACTTGGAGGATCAATTGTAGAAACAAAATCCAATGGCTATATATTCAGTAAATTGACAGCAATTTCCcaatcaaaaagaaaaactgaatcAACCAAAATAGTCCAAAGTGTATCTGAGGCTTGGGACAGGCATAATTCAGATGATATCAGGTTCAGTTTGTTAGTTGTAATTAATGCTTGCATAAGACCAGTCCCAATATTGAAGAATCTAAGGGCAAAAGGTTTTTCCACCTTAAACTGCATGGTGAAAAATTGTGGCCCTCAGATACTAAACTGTTTATTGGATCCCAACTgcagaaaagctctccaatgcTTGAATAAGTGCAGTCCTGTGGACCAGGTATGCAACTATAGATGTATTGCTTCATATGAGAGTCCATGTCTAGAAGAATTTTCTCTCTGTGTGTTGCAGAAGAACAACTGTTTGGAATTGGATGCCAAGATCCCTGAAAAACCTTCTGTGCCTCCAATGATAAAGTTCCGAGGGGACAATCTATCTCATGAAACAGCTGAGGATCTTTTTGTCGGTTGGTTGGGGAAATTGGACTGGAGTTGGCGAGTCATAGCAGGACAGAACCCAGCCTATGATCAGTTTCCATGCCAATACCAACTGTTTTATAGAGGAAAGGCTAAAGGATCATTCTGGTATGAGCCAATATTTCGAGTAAGGACACTTGAGGGGAATTTGGTCTGGAGAAGGCGAAAATACCGAGTTAGAAGAGGAAAGGTTCCAGCAACATTTCACTTCAGTGTCTTGGACAATGGAGTGGTTTCAAATGAGTTCTGGACAATCGTGGACGTCTCTGATGATTTTAGCTGGGGTTTATTCCATTACCATGGAGCTGCTCGAGTTGCAGGACAATCGTATACTGGTGCCGTCCTTGTTAGCCCGGATGGCATGTATCCAGATGAGACACAGAGACAAAGGCTGTTTTCAGCATTAGATAGATGTGATATCAAAGAATGGGAGCTCTTCAATGTGGATAATTTGTCATGCCCAAATCCTCCTTTAGGCCTTCCAGAGGGTTCAAGACTGCATAGTAAGATTGAACCTGAAGACATGAAAGCATAATCAGTTGAGAGATTTGGTATTGAGGATTGCTAAACTAAACTGGTCATTAGACATAGTCATTGAGCTAATTGCCAAGGGGAGTTGATTCGGTGAAAAACATGCACCAAGATGAATTTTGTCCTTGGGGAAAATTGATGGTCAAATATGACCATTTGATGTAGCAAAATAGATGTAACATGATCTGATTCAATCCAGAATAAAGTGAGTTTCTCATAGTCTAAGCTAAAGGATCCATTTCCATGATCTAAAAAAGGCAGTTGAATTTTATACGTTTACTTGCAAATATGTGCTTCAGCTGGAAATCATCTCTGGCTATGTATAGAACGAAGGTGTTGACGTCAAAAAGAAAGATGCACCAGCCGGGAATCGAGCCCGGGTCTGTACCGTGGCAGGGTACTATTCTACCACTAGACCACTGGTGCTGATTGGTTGGGTATgttaaattttctattttatatcTAAAGCCAGTCCTTATCATCCTgtaagaaaatttatttaaaattccttttatacTTTTTGTCTTTTAAAAAAACTAACCACTGCATgggagaaagggaaaaaaaaaaagagttccaAATAAACTATAAATTTTACATCCCTCAAGAATGTATAGGAATCTCTATACAGTTAAGAAAAAATGTATATTTCAAATGGACGAATGACCAGCTTTTTATATAAAACAAGTGATACTTGTTCCATCTGTCACTTACTAATATCATTGCTCGAATAGCATTCAAGACAGGTACAAGAATCTCTATATGGATAATAAGTATTTTAAAAGTTCAGAAATAAGTTTTCTGTTGGATTTGTCAGGCAACATGCACAAGCAAAACCGGCTACAGCCCATAGATTAATCTTTCTTCAAGTTTTCAATTGTCTTCTTGACAGGCAAAAAGTTTTCAAGTTTTGGTTAAGTGCATGAACTGATTCTTCAATTTGCTTTGGTGGGCTTCGCTTAGTGGAACAAGGACAGGCCTTCAATAACAAAAGGCAATTAGGATGAAACAACATGCAATTCATCAGCCCATAATTAGTGCAGTTAATCAAGAAAATCCACTTTGAGACATCTCAACCTGCTGCGATGATATGTTTGATTCTTGACCTGGAAAACATGTGGATCTAGTTCCAGACACTTGCCACAGGGGCACAGGGCTAATACTAATATCCAATCCAACTGGTGGCCTTAAATAGCCAAAGTCCCCCAACTGAGTTCCTCATAGAGAAACTTCATGCATCGGTCGAAACTGAAGGGCATTCAGGTTTCTTCACATCATAGATCTTGACAAGAAAAGTTCATGAAAATTTGAACAGATAAGATCCATCTTCTAACAACATGAGCATAATGGGTCATAATGGGCATATTAACAGAAATTGTGGAGGAGGAAATCAAGGCCAAACAAATACAGGATAAGGGTCAAAGGGGCATGTCTTAACTCACCCCACCATATCTAATCAAATTAGTAGCAGACCACAATTTCACAATACGCGTAAAACAACAATTAACCTCTTCAAGACAACACCAGCACTAAGTTACAGTACAAGTTGAAGTCCCTGGCATCATGGCCTGCACCAAACTACATAACGTATCAGATTTACGATAAAAGACTTGATTGTGAATTACAAGAATGAAAGTGAAACATATCCTTGATCTAATCACAAGGCTCATCTTTCCAGCAAAATTTCAGAAAGAAACAAATGGAGTTGCTCCCAAGTGAAAGATGATATGCAACTGCATCTGTTAATGGGAGATGAATAACTTGTCCTTCGAGGCAAGGCCAATCTTATACGCCACCCTTCTCGTGCATACTTCGGAAAAGTAGTCTACAATGACAACAGAAACCCAGCTTCAATCTAATCAGCCGcattgaaagaaaaatcaacAATATACTGTTTGCATATTACCACCAGAATCAACACACCTACGGTAACACAAAAATGGCCACACTAATTGGTTGTAAGAACTGACCTCATGAACACCATTCTCTGGCATTCTGGAACATTTGCAACCATGGGCTGGGCCCCTTCTTGTCCATACTCCAGTGCTTTGGATACCAGGGGAACTGCCACATCAAAAAACAGCGCTCTGGATGAGGCATCATGGCGAGATGCCTCCCATCTGGAGAGCAAATTGCTGCAACACCCAGGGGCGACCCATTCAGATTGAAAGGGTACACTTCTGTCGGCTTCCCATCATCATCACAATACCTCACTGGGGCCAACTTTGAGTTGAGAACAGAGTTCCACACACCTTCATCAGGGAAAAAAGCTCTTCCCTCACCATGAGCAGCCCATACACCCAATGTGCTACCCTCCATTCCTTTAAACATTACAGCAGGTGATTCTTCTATCCTCACACTTGTGAAGCGACACTCAAACCTCCCAGACTCATTGTGGATGAACCTTGGCTGTGAAGGGTCCCCATTAACACCCATAACACCTCCAACCCTGGGGCCAGGGACCCAGCCCAACAAAGCCATAAGCTGGCAGCCATTGCAAACTCCAAGACTGAAGGTGTCTGGTCGTTCATAGAACTCTTGAAATTGATCCAAAAGAGGCCTATTAAATCGAATAGATGCAGCCCAACCCTTTGCTGAATCAAGGACATCAGCATAACTAAAACCTCCAACGAACACAATCCCCCTGAAAGGGTGCAAAGAGATGGTTCCACTAAGGAGGTCGGACATTGTAATATCCCATGGTTCAAAGCCAGCAGCATAAAATGCAGCAGCCATTTCTCTGTCCCCATTGCTGCCTTCCTCTCTTATAACTGCTACCTTTGGTTTTGAAATGGCAGTCATATATTTCTCGTCAGTATATGTAGGAGTGAATGACAAGTCCCAGGAAGGTACCTGGCGATATTTCAGGCCATCTTTCTCTGATTCTACACAAGAAGCCAATCTTTGAAACTTTTCAAGTTGAAAGCTGGTTTCTTCCCATATATCCCTCAGTGCTGAAGTTTCTTCATTCAAAAAAGTAACTCCATCAATCTTCACATCAACCACCGGTGACACAGTTACACTTCCAATAATCCCAGCAGAAATGCCTACATCAGATAGCTTTGCCATTACCATGTCCAAATGTTTCTTGCTGACCTCAAGGAGTAGTCCAAGCTCTTCTGCAAATAGTGTTTTGAACGGACTACCCTCCACCGAAGTCAAGTCCAAGGAAATTCCACAGTTCCCAGCAAATGCCATCTCAAGGGCACTTACAATCAACCCTCCATCGCTGATATCATGACCAGCAGAGATCAAATCCTCACTAAGAAGCTCCTGAACCCTATTGAATACTGTTTTGAGGTAAGGAACATCGTCAAGGTCAGGACACTCATTCCCAACCTGATCAAAAACTTGAGCAAGAGCAGATCCGCCTAGACGCCGCTTCCCCTTTGCCAAGTCGATGTGAAGCAGTATGCCATTGTCTCCGAGTTTTAAATCTGGGGTCACTGTCTTTGTTATGTCCGGACAAGTTACATAGGTGCTGATTACAAGATTTCCAGGAGCCTTGACAACTTCCCCTGATGCATGGGCCGCCATTGAGAGACTATCTTTTCCCCCATCAATTGCAATACCAAGTTCAATCATTGCCTCTGAAAGAGCCAAGGCAGCATCATACATTGCTGCTCCTTCCCCATCCATTTTAGCAGCATACATccaatttccacttgctttgacATCAGCGAGGGAAGTGACCTTTGCCCAAACTAGATTAGTAAGTGCTTCTCCAACTGCCAGTCGTGCCATTGCCTTTGGATCCAAAAGCCCTTTGATTGGTTGCTCCCCAATGGAGCATGCACCTCCTGTCAAGTCAGTGTAGCTTTGAGCAATAACAGCAACATCAGAAAGTGTAATTTGCAGGGGACCTACAGTTTGCTGCTGTGCCACAAGACCTGTGACACACCTATCAACTTTCGTAGTCAAGAATCGTTTCGAACATACCGAGGGCAGCCTTAACACTCTCTTCAGAGAATCCTTTAAGGTTATCCCTGGTGCAATATCAATTGGCTCGCGCACATTAACTGTGTGATGGAACTCAAAGGTTTTCTGTGGCATATCACCAAGCACTTTTTCAAGTTCAAGGTCCTCAGCTGGTGGTGGAGGCGGCAATCCCTTTGAAATGCATCTCTCAACAGCCAAACTGTCTATTAAGACAACACATCCCTCACCACTAATTGTTCCAATAACAGCCATAGAGACTCTTTCCCTTTCACAGATAGCCTGCAGCAGGCTGCGGCTTTCAGGCTTCACCAATATTGCATCTTGCTCCTGATACTCTGCACCCCAAATTTCCAAGACAGACATGGTGTTATCTCCAACTACAATTGCTCTTATATCAATTTTAGCACCCTTTGGATATATTATTTCCTTGACAACATTACAGTTTCCACCAGCACCCTGATCATGGATACTTATGATGGGGTTCTTCTCTCCCATCTCGATGCATGCGCGGACCACACGATATAACTTCTGAGCCATCTCTGCATCTCCACGTTGTACAGCATTGAAGTCAAGTTCAGCGTCATTCTGACCACTGACCATGCTGGATGCAGCACCCCCTCCCATTCCTATACGATATGCTGGGCCTCCAATCTTGACAACTAACATGCCAACTTCAGGCTCACCCTTTGTAACGTGGAAGTGATCTATTTGTCCAATACCTCCGCTGAACATAATTGGTTTCAACCATTCACGCCTTTCCCCACTTGGGAGTCTCATTCCAAAAGTCCTTGTGTAACCTTGGATTAAGGGTTCCCCAAATTTGTTCCCATAGTCTGATGCACCATTACTAGCATCAATGAGAATCTGCAATGGAGAAGCCAAGTTAAGTGGGTAAGTGAATGATGGATCTTCCCATGGGGCATATGACCCTTCAATATTGAGATTTCCAACACAGTATCCAGCAGTAGATGCAACAACAAAAGAACCCCTCCCAGTTGCATGGGTGTCCCTAATGCGTCCTCCAGCTCCAGTTTCAGCCCCGGGATATGGTGCCACAGCACAAGGAAAATTATGGGTCTCAGCAGTAAACAAGATATCAAGGTCATGTTCGCTCATGTTTAAGGAGCATGTGGAACCAGGTTGAACTGGCCGCAAATGTTTCACGGGAAACCCTCGGATTGCACTAGAGTTATCCTTGA
The genomic region above belongs to Coffea arabica cultivar ET-39 chromosome 7c, Coffea Arabica ET-39 HiFi, whole genome shotgun sequence and contains:
- the LOC113701700 gene encoding uncharacterized protein, which gives rise to MILNLHLAPFATVILNRRTTFTGFKTRFIQLRQSPLQFSRERASIISFSPAPLKTSTTDNFKATSTEEEEEEDEEAVKTTEPSATPVRIVALVGENSVSPLKSSPWLDVMLHTAKRLKWVDEAYDMLVFSDGLLKSTDKTKENLHLGLRNADILLIVAVTNQESIEWVQANSVNVPSILCFESSPTLRNKLGGSIVETKSNGYIFSKLTAISQSKRKTESTKIVQSVSEAWDRHNSDDIRFSLLVVINACIRPVPILKNLRAKGFSTLNCMVKNCGPQILNCLLDPNCRKALQCLNKCSPVDQVCNYRCIASYESPCLEEFSLCVLQKNNCLELDAKIPEKPSVPPMIKFRGDNLSHETAEDLFVGWLGKLDWSWRVIAGQNPAYDQFPCQYQLFYRGKAKGSFWYEPIFRVRTLEGNLVWRRRKYRVRRGKVPATFHFSVLDNGVVSNEFWTIVDVSDDFSWGLFHYHGAARVAGQSYTGAVLVSPDGMYPDETQRQRLFSALDRCDIKEWELFNVDNLSCPNPPLGLPEGSRLHSKIEPEDMKA
- the LOC140010732 gene encoding probable phosphoribosylformylglycinamidine synthase, chloroplastic/mitochondrial → MAASAWDITASEFLHGSCRQKLILPRHPPRWTNRLLWGTVQGKSHLRKNYDKGIRLRSHLPVKVRAVVSGNVGSSVDEKRSEVEGIGHEKVIHFYRVPLIQESATCELLKTIQTKISNQIIGLKTEHCFNVGLNSRLSSEKLSALQWVLGETYEPENLGAQSFLDKEVKNSSNAILVEVGPRLSFTTAWSANAVSICRACGLTEINRMERSRRYLLYIKPGSGSLPDSQINEFAAMVHDRMTECVYAQKLTSFETNVVPEEVRHIPVMEKGREALEEINEQMGLAFDEQDLQYYTKLFRHDIKRNPTNVELFDIAQSNSEHSRHWFFTGKIVIDGKPMDRTLMQIVKSTLRANPNNSVIGFKDNSSAIRGFPVKHLRPVQPGSTCSLNMSEHDLDILFTAETHNFPCAVAPYPGAETGAGGRIRDTHATGRGSFVVASTAGYCVGNLNIEGSYAPWEDPSFTYPLNLASPLQILIDASNGASDYGNKFGEPLIQGYTRTFGMRLPSGERREWLKPIMFSGGIGQIDHFHVTKGEPEVGMLVVKIGGPAYRIGMGGGAASSMVSGQNDAELDFNAVQRGDAEMAQKLYRVVRACIEMGEKNPIISIHDQGAGGNCNVVKEIIYPKGAKIDIRAIVVGDNTMSVLEIWGAEYQEQDAILVKPESRSLLQAICERERVSMAVIGTISGEGCVVLIDSLAVERCISKGLPPPPPAEDLELEKVLGDMPQKTFEFHHTVNVREPIDIAPGITLKDSLKRVLRLPSVCSKRFLTTKVDRCVTGLVAQQQTVGPLQITLSDVAVIAQSYTDLTGGACSIGEQPIKGLLDPKAMARLAVGEALTNLVWAKVTSLADVKASGNWMYAAKMDGEGAAMYDAALALSEAMIELGIAIDGGKDSLSMAAHASGEVVKAPGNLVISTYVTCPDITKTVTPDLKLGDNGILLHIDLAKGKRRLGGSALAQVFDQVGNECPDLDDVPYLKTVFNRVQELLSEDLISAGHDISDGGLIVSALEMAFAGNCGISLDLTSVEGSPFKTLFAEELGLLLEVSKKHLDMVMAKLSDVGISAGIIGSVTVSPVVDVKIDGVTFLNEETSALRDIWEETSFQLEKFQRLASCVESEKDGLKYRQVPSWDLSFTPTYTDEKYMTAISKPKVAVIREEGSNGDREMAAAFYAAGFEPWDITMSDLLSGTISLHPFRGIVFVGGFSYADVLDSAKGWAASIRFNRPLLDQFQEFYERPDTFSLGVCNGCQLMALLGWVPGPRVGGVMGVNGDPSQPRFIHNESGRFECRFTSVRIEESPAVMFKGMEGSTLGVWAAHGEGRAFFPDEGVWNSVLNSKLAPVRYCDDDGKPTEVYPFNLNGSPLGVAAICSPDGRHLAMMPHPERCFLMWQFPWYPKHWSMDKKGPSPWLQMFQNAREWCS